Below is a genomic region from Mustela lutreola isolate mMusLut2 chromosome 1, mMusLut2.pri, whole genome shotgun sequence.
ttttatttttaaacaaaaatagtgtttaaaatgataatgaaaggaCAAATATGATTATCACAATTACCATCCTCAGGCTAATCACTTAAATACTCTGATCTTTAAATACTGCTCTGCTTAAATTATTATATTGGAGTTTTGATCTGTAATACGGGTCTACTTgacaaaaaaaatgaaggagaaggaaTATAAGAAGAAACGTTTGTTCAACAAAGAAgtaagggaggggaaaaggaaggaaaaaaattgctGAAACAAAATGTGACAGGGGAGGATGGGAAGAtcaattatttttgctttggtcAACTTAGATGATtataatttgggggtggggggttgttttCTCATGAGCCTTAATAGTTTGCTTTATAGCCCAGGATGAAGTCAGTCcagttttgcttccttttctgttgCTGGAGAGCAATCTGCTGCAAGAGCTGTGAGCTTACCAACATCACCATCACAGTGGAAAAGGAGGAATGTCGCTTCTGCATAAGCATCAATACCACATGGTGTGCCGGCTACTGCTACACCCGGGTAGGAACTCTGCTTTGCTGGAAGTGAGGTGCTAAGGGTCTGTCCAAGGCAGGCTTCATTAATTCCCACCTGATGGATATTAACCTTCCCAAGTAATAGCCATGAGTCCCTTAGTCAATACTGTCTATGTTATGATTGGAGTTAAATACTGTGATATCAACTACATGTTTGGGCTTGGATTTGATTAGAGTAAATCTAACAAAGCATCAGATTTGATCTGATCAGCTTGGCAATATGCCAACTCTGCACTTCCAAAAAGAAAGTAGTGCTAGGATAGATTTTACATATAGAGAGATAAACTTATAAGCATACATATACTTAACAATAGAAGATCTACCATTTTCCCCAAAAGCCATTTTCTGTAATTGAAGCCCTATCTTTGCAACAGAGATAgtatcaaaatgtatttttccaagccacataaaaacacaaatagaCATATAAAAAATGTCTTATTTGCCCACCCGATTACAAACGGCAACAAGCAGCCTCAGAACACAGTCCATACTTGCAGACTACTAGAAAAGGAATCAGAGAACCCACTCACTTCTTCATGCCATTGAGAAAACCAAGGCATAGAAGCATAAAACCACTAGCTTATTTTCACACAGGTTCTTGGCATTAATCCAAGAAAAGTTTCTACcttgttttctttacttatttctcCTATAACACCGGGTTATCCATGCAAAATTTCATTCTATAAACTGAAATTGAAAGTAAcaactttttaatgaaatatattttattatgtggtAAATGAGTTTGATCAACAGACCTGATAGCATgatattgaaataaattaaacagCAATGCCAATTTCTTCCCTTGATGCAAATAATTTTACTAGAAACCATTGGAACAGACCTGTCCTACCTGGATTAATAGTTTTCATATGCAAACTGTATATACTTTGAAACTGATAGacctataaaatatatacagCATTTAAGGCAAGGAAATATCTACAAGACAgtggaatatttaaaattttccatgtgACCTCAAAGTCATATTAAGCTTAGCATTGCCCTTTTTTCTTAGATCTTTTGGCTGTTTATAAACACACAGGGACAATgtatttggaaacattttctgaGAAACTGAacttcagtgttttatggtttatGTTGTCATTAACATAGTTTTTGAGTAAGTACAAAAATCAGCTTAAAATTTCTGCTATAGCTCTATTTCGTCATTTTTCTATGTTGATAAAGTTTCTCTAtagtttgagaaatatttaagatttGATATAGACATAAGGAGTAATAAAAGGAATGATATATATTCTGTAAGATTCCCAGAACCAAGAAATATAGTAGAGCATATAGGACATTTATGAGATCATATTTCCTTGGTTAGGAATTCCTTAAGTGAGCTTTAGTGGGTAAATGCTAGAGCAAGCAGTATTAAATTCCATCTCATTTTGATTATGCTAAATAGAAACTTCTGGAATATTTTAGCCCAactctctcctttttaaactcCACAGGATCTAGTGTACAAAGACCCAGCCAGGCCCAACATCCAGAAAACATGTACCTTCAAAGAGCTGGTGTATGAGACCATGAAAGTGCCTGGCTGTGCTAACCAGGCTGAGTCCCTATATACATATCCAGTAGCCACTGAATGTCACTGTGGCAAGTGTGACAGCGACAGCACTGACTGCACTGTGAGAGGCTTGGGGCCCAGCTACTGCTCCTTCagtgaaatgaaagaataaagagcaATGGACATTTCAGGTGACCTACTCTTTTCCTGAAGGACCAAGATATCAAGAagtctgtgtgtgtacatgtgcccaGGCTGCTAACCACTTAGGGTCACGGATCATTAGACCCTCATCCCTGCTTTTTTTGGCAGAGGAGGAGCGCCAGAAATTA
It encodes:
- the FSHB gene encoding follitropin subunit beta — translated: MKSVQFCFLFCCWRAICCKSCELTNITITVEKEECRFCISINTTWCAGYCYTRDLVYKDPARPNIQKTCTFKELVYETMKVPGCANQAESLYTYPVATECHCGKCDSDSTDCTVRGLGPSYCSFSEMKE